Genomic DNA from Trichoderma asperellum chromosome 5, complete sequence:
TGGTGGAAATTTCAAATCAGAAGATCAACATATCAAGAGAGCGCGTCGGTGTAAACTTTCCTTCTGAAAAAGGATACAATTCTTCCCCAGCAGACGTTGCGGAGGCTGTCACAAAGCTCAAGAGTCTCGCCGAAAGGAATAAAGATACACAAAGAGTCCAGGGTTTACAATCGGGAACTGAGGGTCTTGACAGCGAAATGGATGTCGATTCCACTCCTAGCCGCGACAATCGGCCTTCGAATGGCCTAAATGGAACCGCTGATGATGCGGAGAGACCATTCATGCAGGGACGACTCGTCCACAGGCCAGAAAGCGACCTCAAAACCCATACGTCATACCTGGTATTTGCTGTTCTGCCATGTGAATGgagcgaggaagacgaggctgCGGCTATGGCGAAGTGGCCATGCggaaacgaaaagaagacgaTTGGAAACCTTGACAAGCAGGCTcggaaggaggagaagaggaagatgctcGAAGGGAAGGCCAagtccaagaagcagaaaaagggGAATGATACCCAGCCTTCGCAAGTTGTGGTGTCAGCTATGGCGACGCCAACTGACACTGCGTAATTTGGAactttattagctataattttGGAATAACATAAATCTACGGCGTTATTAGCGCTATAATTCGATTGTATGATACAATTTTGAGTCGGAATACGGGGCTTAATTCTGTTCTGATGCTCTGATATGATGACTCTTGGTACACTTATAAGCGGGATTTCTTCGGCAAAATAGCTCCATCTACATACATGATGGTACCATGCGCTGCCCCGGAAAGCGGATAAATAATTGGCCACCGCAGGCACCTCCAACCTCAACGCCAGCCCGCTATCGTAGCCTGCTAGGTCCTTGAAAGGTCAATTTTCCAACCAGAGCTTCTGATCGCGACATTCCCTTGCGCGCTCCAGCAGATAATCACAATGACTTCCACCATTGGTATCCCGATCAAGCTCCTCAATGAGGCTCAGGTTCGTTTTCAGCTTCCAGAGGTTTTAATACTCTCTTAACTTGCCTATTGAATTGGAGATGCTAATGGATAACTGCTGCAGGGTCACATTATTACCCTCGAGATCACATCGGGGCAGACCTACCGTGGCAAGCTCCTCGAAGGTAATGAATTCCCCAACAATCCTTTAATCCGAATCATCGAAGCAAAGCATTAAAAGAACTCGCCTCATGCATGCAAAAGAGAAACTGGACTAACAATCACCAAAACTGCAGCCGAGGACAATATGAACGTCCAGCTCAAGGACATCACCGTCACCGCCCGCGACGGCCGCGTTTCCCATCTCGACCAGGTCTACATCCGAGGATCTCACGTCCGCTTCTTCATTGTCCCCGACATGCTTCGAAACGCGCCCATGTTCCGCAGCCGCAACGTACGTGGCAGGGGTGTCGGTCTTGCCAGAGGTCGTGCAACAGTTAGCCGTGCTCGTGCCAGCGGTGGCCGTGGCCGGTAAAGCCTTATTACGGAGAGGAAACGATGGGAAGGGGAGATCATTGGGGCAGCAACATGGGCTTGGCGTTCAGGATCACGGGAATTTAAATCGTGCTTTATTCTAtacggagagagagagagagaagaagaagaagaagaaaaaacgaTATATGGCTATTTGGCGTGTGTGTACTAAGAGCGACAAAAGATACCATGGCAAACTGGTAGTTGGATTGGCAAATCTGAAATGTGAAGGAGAAAGGGAGATGCGGGCTGCGCGAGGCTCGAACTCTTTTGAATTTTCGTCCCCTAGACTAATAAGCCTCTAGATATACATACAAACGTCATCGGACTCTcaattttttgctttttccatATCTACTCATACAAAGTCTAATTCCCTACCCATAGTCGTACAATATGCCATTATCTCTATCTATTTTAGCCGTGCCAGCGCGTCTTCCGCCTTAGCTACCAATTCACCAGCATGTTCAAGCTCTTTGATTCTCTGGGCCGAGAGTTTGTTTTGTTGAACACCATCAAGGACCTCCGCGGCGCTCTTTTCCGCGCCTCTTATAGCCTTGCGGCCTTCCTCACGGACTTCGCCCTCCCAAAACTCGCGAGCAGTCTCCCACTTCTTCTGCATTCGGCCAAGGCTGTATACGATACCGAGGGCCGCCACTGCGCCGGCTTCAAATATCGTTGATGAGAATGACGAAACGTAAAGCAGAGCTGCCAGGCATGAGGTGACGGACGATGTAGCAAGGGATTGAACAACCAATTGCTGAGCAAGCGACTGGAGAGCCGGGACTGTCTCATTCTGGATGTAGCGTCTGGTAAATGCGATATGTCCTGGCCACTTGGGAAGACGCGATCGAGGAGCTGTGGGAATTATCGGCTCATTCTTACTGGAGCCAGTTGCCACGCCCTCGGAAGCGGCTTCACGAGAAGATATTGGCTGTGAATATTGTCCAGCTTCCCCTAAGAGCTGGGCAATCCGTCCCGTGAGATAGACAAGTTCCTGCTCTGAAGTAGGGAGAAAGCGTTGGCTCAAGATCTCGTTCGTCAACATGGCAACATCATCTACGCGCCAGAACAGCTTCCACCATCCCAGCTTTTGCCAGCGCCGCCCGTTGAAGGCCAAGTCAAGCTGTTCTTGCAGCTCCGCGTGAGCCAGCTGGGCCCATTTTGCGAGTCTCTCGTTCATGTCGCGCATCTCGGGGCTGGACATTGAGGCTGACAACTCGCGTGATACTTTCCTGCTCGTAGATTCGGTCTCAATTGCAGAAAGGGCGCTCTGTAAAACTGATGCGATGAGTCTTCGGACTGCTGGCTTGGTGGCTTCATCATCAGCGGCCTTGAGACCGGCTTTAAGCCATGCGACCAACACGCCCAGGTTACTCGCAGACCAATTGTGTTCGTACTTCATAGCATTCTGGGGACCTTGGCGGAACAAGCGgacagcttcttctgctaAAGCCGTATCGATTACTGTAAAGTTGGCTCCTAGTTGTTCCTTTGAGAGGCCCTTTAGGTCAACCGCAGCAGTGATAGCATCACAGCTATCAAGTATGGGCAATCCGGCGATCCCAACAGCTCCTGTTAGTCCGTCAGCTACCAAAATCGCCTGGTGAACAGGAGCGACCAAAGGAGCAGTGTGTTTGTCTGCCGAATCAACATCAACAGTGGGAACCAGAACGGCCTCCTCAAGCGCCTGAACAGTAGGGAGGCCTGACCCATTAACAGGCACTTCCGCATCCATTAGAAGAAGCTCCAAGTTCAATCCGTTGAGTTCTGCAGAAGAGACCTCCAATACATCCGGCAAGTTGTCTTTGGGTAGCTCTAGGCGAGTAACATTTCCACGGCTGGGTCCAACTCGAATAATCAACGGTTTGCTGGCGTCATGCTCGTCCAACCTCTTCTCCCATTCCTGCTCATCAACTAATGGGTCCACAATGAGGGCTTTCAGAACTTTTCGTGCAGCATCTCTGCCCTCAGAGCCGTTGGCAATTCCTAGAACGGCAACTCTTATCGCTTCCTGGCCTGGCGATTGTCGCAATCCTTGAAGCGCCAATTGCATTCTGGAAAGGTCGACAAGATCtgggattttcttttcaagctCCAAAAGGGCCTGCTCAAGCTCAACTCGGGCATTTGATGAGACGCGCACCGCCGTCGCTGAAGTTGACTGCCACCGCTGAGATTTCGGACTCAGTCTTGATCGAATCTTGGCGGCTCGTGGTGCTGGAGAGTGTGAGCAGAACGGGCATATTGATGAGAGGGCGGGCGCCCGCGACCCCGTCAATAGACGGAGGTGCCCATTCCGCGACACTAGAGACCGTTTGGATGCCATCGCCGCAGCGATGTTCCAGGATATTTTGAGAATTCGAAGCTCATGAGCTCAATGAAGCCATTGTGAGCTTGATTCGGCAAAGTTGCGGCAAAATTCGGAATCACTAACGGAAGCGGGGCCCTTTAGACCACAGCGCCTCTAAGAAATGGGCCTCTTACATTGATGCCCATATCACTTTGCTGGCATCATAGTATACGGTTTGGCTCTGTATTCGAATACATCGATTTGATAtgttatttaaaatctaaTCATTTTGTTATGGTATATTATCAATAGCAATCTGCTCTGACGGCTTTCATGATTCATTCACCACTCACATACCACCGTGAGAACAAATATTGTTGACTATAACATATGATTTGAGGCTCATCTTGGATCTGAACCTTTGCCAAAGCTGATATATTCAAGAGTCATAAAGCGATATATGCAGATCTTATTTATGtgtaatatattacttttcaGGAAGAATAGGCCTACGGGAACGGCGCCGACACTCAATTCAGACGACATGCGCCACTAACCAGCCCCATTGTTATCGATAAGACCAACGCCAAAAAATTTGGGCTCTCAAGTCTCTAAGCGCTCCGCCAGCAGTAGCCAAAGCCGAAACGAAGATATACATTAAATCTTGAAACCCTCTCCAAATCTCGTTATTACTTTCATTTCCAAGCAACAATGGGTCGCGAActccaaaagaagaagcgccgCTCTGGCCGCGCCGTCGTCCGCCAGtccaacaaaacaaagaagattCTCAATCCTCGCGGCAACTCCATCATCGCTAAGAACTGgtacgaagaagaaaaaaaaaatccatcaATCTTGACAGGACGGACAACTAACCCCTCCACAGggacaagaaagaaacacTCGCACAAAACTACCGCCGTCTAGGCCTCCTCGCTCGTTTAAAAACACCCACTGGCGGCaccgagaagctgctctccAAATCGTCCTCACAAGatgaagccgccgccgccgccgccctgcGCGCCGCTAAACCAGACCCTTtcgccatctcatccatTGCCGAAATGGCCGTTCTTTCCGAAGCCAAAGTCGAGCGCGACTCAGAGGGAAAAATTGTCCGCGTAATCAGCCGAAAGGCCAACCCGCTAAACGACCCCCTCAACGAAGTTGATACAGACTCCGAAGCAGAAGACGAGTACGCCAATGCCGAGGAATGGGGCGGCATCAACGACGATGGAGTCGGCACGACGGATGTAGTCAAGTCACTCATTGAGGAGGCCAAGAACCCGGCCGCGCCCAAGATCAGATACCAGAGCGAAGGAGAGAGGGAGtggctggagaagctggtgGCCAAGCATGGCGACGATACGAGGGCGATGGCGAGGGATCTTAAGCTCAACCCGATGCAGCAGACGGCGTCCAATATCGCTAAACGGCTTAAGAAGCTGAAGGCTTGAGTATAGAGAGAAAATGGTTGGGGGGGTGTGACTAATTACATGgtttcctcttctttataGTGCAAATTGGGGTCATAAAGACGGCTgcatttatttaaaatcACGGCGTTTGGGAGGGCAACTGTTTGAATATCAAAGACACAAGTACAGCTTTTATCAATTTCGAGATAGAATCTCATTGCTATGGTCTTGTTTTatcttcttattcttatCTAAATAAGGAATGAATCAGGagcagaggaaaagaaaataaaatccAACAAGCTGCATTCCGTGTGCAAAAAAGTGTCCGGCCGTTCTATATACACCTGGTATCTCATCAACGTTCATCATGTTGTTAGATGCTCACacaaagaaataaaaatcgGGATGCCGTCAACGCCGTAGAGATAAATCTACCCAAGCAAATATAAGCATCCAGGCCACCAAGAGTTCCCCTCCCGAGGTTTATGTAGTTTGATTGTCCAAATCATTGATAGTACCCGCTACCATCATCATATCTTTGTCtttgagtgtgtgtgtgtgcctg
This window encodes:
- the SMD3 gene encoding small nuclear ribonucleoprotein Sm D3; the protein is MTSTIGIPIKLLNEAQGHIITLEITSGQTYRGKLLEAEDNMNVQLKDITVTARDGRVSHLDQVYIRGSHVRFFIVPDMLRNAPMFRSRNVRGRGVGLARGRATVSRARASGGRGR
- a CDS encoding uncharacterized protein (EggNog:ENOG41~TransMembrane:1 (o541-568i)) produces the protein MASKRSLVSRNGHLRLLTGSRAPALSSICPFCSHSPAPRAAKIRSRLSPKSQRWQSTSATAVRVSSNARVELEQALLELEKKIPDLVDLSRMQLALQGLRQSPGQEAIRVAVLGIANGSEGRDAARKVLKALIVDPLVDEQEWEKRLDEHDASKPLIIRVGPSRGNVTRLELPKDNLPDVLEVSSAELNGLNLELLLMDAEVPVNGSGLPTVQALEEAVLVPTVDVDSADKHTAPLVAPVHQAILVADGLTGAVGIAGLPILDSCDAITAAVDLKGLSKEQLGANFTVIDTALAEEAVRLFRQGPQNAMKYEHNWSASNLGVLVAWLKAGLKAADDEATKPAVRRLIASVLQSALSAIETESTSRKVSRELSASMSSPEMRDMNERLAKWAQLAHAELQEQLDLAFNGRRWQKLGWWKLFWRVDDVAMLTNEILSQRFLPTSEQELVYLTGRIAQLLGEAGQYSQPISSREAASEGVATGSSKNEPIIPTAPRSRLPKWPGHIAFTRRYIQNETVPALQSLAQQLVVQSLATSSVTSCLAALLYVSSFSSTIFEAGAVAALGIVYSLGRMQKKWETAREFWEGEVREEGRKAIRGAEKSAAEVLDGVQQNKLSAQRIKELEHAGELVAKAEDALARLK
- a CDS encoding uncharacterized protein (BUSCO:EOG092D3SJS), which encodes MGRELQKKKRRSGRAVVRQSNKTKKILNPRGNSIIAKNWDKKETLAQNYRRLGLLARLKTPTGGTEKLLSKSSSQDEAAAAAALRAAKPDPFAISSIAEMAVLSEAKVERDSEGKIVRVISRKANPLNDPLNEVDTDSEAEDEYANAEEWGGINDDGVGTTDVVKSLIEEAKNPAAPKIRYQSEGEREWLEKLVAKHGDDTRAMARDLKLNPMQQTASNIAKRLKKLKA